A window of Thiocapsa bogorovii genomic DNA:
GTTGAAGAGGCGAGCGACAGGGGAAAATGGCCAGCGGCTGGAGGAGACCAGCACCGTCCCCAGCAATACGAACAAGAATGCCGTGGACGGTGCCATCGGCACATTGCTTGCGCCGAATGCCAGGGCTTGCCAACGATCAAACCACCATGACACCCCGACGACCAGGCCCGAACCGACGGTCAAAAACCCTAGGAGTTGAGCGAGTTGGCGACCTATTATCTCTTCTTGGTTTATGAACTCGGTGTCAGCGTCTAGAGTCCGGGCTGTTTGAGCATTCCGTCGGTCACTGACCGGATGCTCATGGATACTTTGAGTGGTCATCGCCGCCCTTCTCTCGTGATCGGCAAGTCCGACGAGTAGGAAACCCAATCGTCTCTAGGTGCAAGAGTACGGCCTGAAGAGGCAGGTTGGCGAGAAACCGATGTGCTTTAAGGTTCGCCGAGCTCCATTGCAAACCGCGCAATGGGAGCGAACGCCTTTAAGGAGAGGAGCCGGAGCGGTTTTGAAAGCAACCCTCGGCGTGACCGCGTGTCGCGTCCGAGTTGATCGAGCGCGTCGGGCGGGGCGCGCATGCATCGAGCAGGCTCTCGGCATCACGCGTCGTGGCGAAACGCGACGGCGATGCCATCAGGCGCTGCTTTCGGACTCGACGACCGCGATCAAGCGCCCCCGCGCGAGCCGTGCCTCGATCCGTGTACCGGACGGGGCCTGCTCGGGCGCGCGCACGATCGCGCCGTCCTGCAAACGGGTGACGATGGCGTAGCCGCGGGCGAGCGTCGCCAAGGGGCTGCGGGCCTCCAAGCCGGCGACCGCGCGCAGCAGCCGCTCGCTCCGGGTCTCGGCCAGCCGGGCGCGGGCGCGGGCGAGACGCTCGGCGAGCGCGTCGACCCCGATTCCGAGCCCCGCCAACCGTCGCCCCGGCGAGGCGGGCATCAGGCGTGCCGCCGCCGGGCGCAATCGGGACCGAGCCTGCACCAGCCGGTTCGACAGGAGCGAAACCAAACGCTGTTCGAGCTGATCAAGACGCTGGGCGCGCTGCTGAAGACGCGCTGACGGGTGGAGCAATGCCAAGTGTCGCGCGACGGCGTTCAGCCGTTGGCCGGCGGCGACCCGGAGACGCGCATGGGCCGCGTCCAGACGCCGACTCAAGGCGACGAGCCGGTGGCGCAGATGCTCGCCCGAGGGCGCCACCAGCTCGGCCGCGGCCGACGGGGTCGCCCCGCGTCGGTCGGCGACGAGATCGGCGATGCTGATGTCGCTCTCGTGCCCGACTCCGGTGACGACGGGGATGGCTGAGGCGCGGATCGCCCGCGCGAGGGCCTCGTTGTTGAAGGCATGCAGATCTTCGAGAGAGCCCCCGCCGCGGGCCAGGATGAGCACGTCGCACTCGGCGCGGGCATTCGCCGCCGCCAACGCGGCGCGGAGCGACGCCGGTGCGGCCTCGCCCTGCACCTGAGCCGGATAGATCACCACGGGCAAGGCCGCGAACCGGCGCTTCAAGACGGCGAGCAGGTCACGCACGGCCGCACCGCTCGGCGAGGTGATCAGACCCACCTGTCGCGGAAATGCCGGAATCGGACGTTTGACGGCCTCGTCGAAGAGGCCTTCCGCGGCCAATTTTCGCTTCAGGCGCTCGAATTCGAGCCGAAGGGCACCCTCGCCACCCGGCTCCATGTAATCGATCACCAACTGAAAATCGCCGCGCGGCTCGAAGAAGCTCGCCCGACCGCGAACCAGCACCTCTTGACCGTTGGCCGGGCGGAAATTCAAGAGCATCCGCTTGTGACGAAACATGGCGCATCGGACCTGCGCCGCCGCATCCTTCAGCGTGAAATAGATATGGCCGGAGGCCGGCTGGGCCAGATTCGACAGCTCGCCTTGAACCCAGAGCACGGGGAAACTCCCGTCGAGCACGGCGCGGACCTCGCTCGCCAGTCGGGCGACGCTGTAGATGTCGCGATCATCGTCAAAGGCACGGGCGGGTCGTTGGAGTGGCATGGCGGGATTCGCAATCAAAGGGTTCAAGAGGTTGGCGTCAGACGGAGTTTACCTGCGGCCGTTGAAATTCTATACTTTCGGGTTACTTTCCTGTTCTGGTCACTGATTGCGGAGC
This region includes:
- the xseA gene encoding exodeoxyribonuclease VII large subunit → MPLQRPARAFDDDRDIYSVARLASEVRAVLDGSFPVLWVQGELSNLAQPASGHIYFTLKDAAAQVRCAMFRHKRMLLNFRPANGQEVLVRGRASFFEPRGDFQLVIDYMEPGGEGALRLEFERLKRKLAAEGLFDEAVKRPIPAFPRQVGLITSPSGAAVRDLLAVLKRRFAALPVVIYPAQVQGEAAPASLRAALAAANARAECDVLILARGGGSLEDLHAFNNEALARAIRASAIPVVTGVGHESDISIADLVADRRGATPSAAAELVAPSGEHLRHRLVALSRRLDAAHARLRVAAGQRLNAVARHLALLHPSARLQQRAQRLDQLEQRLVSLLSNRLVQARSRLRPAAARLMPASPGRRLAGLGIGVDALAERLARARARLAETRSERLLRAVAGLEARSPLATLARGYAIVTRLQDGAIVRAPEQAPSGTRIEARLARGRLIAVVESESSA